The following proteins are encoded in a genomic region of Micrococcaceae bacterium Sec5.8:
- a CDS encoding peptidoglycan-binding protein produces MPSFDLDMSNPFPAGYTQTYGGPNQGGHVPPEWYIQYGMDLGAVGGTEIHAAFDGHVTKLDTANVNLSTGKVYGAQLFMRSNNDGVGAFYTHFNDLPGGLGQGSQISRGDVLGRVVDAPGSPHLHLALVEITNGAYQGVDLYDLFLSTVGTTDIFTVTFYQDGATPPALAGGGGPGRFGTLSSVYEIQGALIALGYDPGMQDGISGPITTGAIRAFQSDCGLPADGVVDSPTKAALAAALAAAGLL; encoded by the coding sequence ATGCCTTCTTTTGACTTGGATATGAGCAATCCATTTCCCGCCGGTTACACCCAAACCTATGGCGGACCCAACCAAGGCGGCCACGTGCCGCCCGAGTGGTACATCCAGTACGGCATGGATCTGGGCGCCGTTGGCGGAACGGAGATCCATGCCGCCTTTGACGGCCATGTCACCAAGCTGGACACCGCCAACGTCAACCTCTCCACGGGCAAGGTGTACGGGGCACAGCTGTTCATGCGCTCCAACAACGATGGTGTGGGCGCTTTTTACACCCATTTCAACGATCTGCCAGGCGGGCTGGGCCAGGGGTCGCAGATTTCCCGTGGCGACGTGCTGGGGCGGGTCGTTGATGCGCCTGGCTCGCCGCACCTCCATCTGGCCCTGGTGGAGATTACCAACGGTGCGTATCAGGGCGTGGATTTGTACGACCTGTTCCTCTCGACGGTGGGCACTACCGACATCTTCACCGTGACGTTCTACCAGGACGGTGCAACACCGCCGGCCCTCGCCGGCGGAGGAGGGCCGGGGCGCTTTGGGACGCTGTCCTCTGTGTATGAGATCCAGGGGGCTTTGATCGCCTTGGGCTATGACCCCGGGATGCAGGACGGAATCAGCGGACCTATAACCACCGGTGCCATCCGGGCCTTCCAGTCGGACTGTGGTCTGCCAGCGGACGGGGTGGTGGATTCCCCGACAAAGGCTGCGCTGGCCGCCGCGTTGGCCGCTGCGGGTCTGCTCTAA
- a CDS encoding sugar O-acetyltransferase, which produces MDLEAQRAHMRQGATYNDLTPELVDARERTVIATNKYNASFGQAAAQREPLLAKILGSMGTGAHFEPAFRCEFGYNISIGTNFYANFDCILLDGADITIGNNVLFGPRVSIYTTNHALDARERAAGACYAKPVHIGNNVWVGGGVTINQGVTIGDNAVIGSGSVVTRDVPPNSLALGVPAKVIRKITDADRSGYLDA; this is translated from the coding sequence ATGGACCTTGAAGCCCAACGCGCCCACATGCGCCAAGGCGCAACGTACAACGATCTCACCCCGGAACTCGTGGATGCACGAGAACGTACTGTCATCGCCACCAACAAGTACAACGCCAGCTTCGGTCAGGCTGCAGCTCAACGGGAACCACTTCTCGCGAAGATCCTCGGCTCCATGGGGACGGGAGCCCACTTCGAGCCCGCGTTCCGCTGTGAATTCGGCTACAACATCTCCATCGGCACAAACTTCTATGCCAACTTCGACTGCATCCTTCTGGATGGAGCGGACATCACCATCGGCAACAACGTGCTGTTCGGTCCGCGGGTTTCCATCTACACAACCAACCACGCTCTTGACGCTCGCGAACGTGCCGCTGGCGCCTGCTACGCCAAACCCGTGCACATCGGTAACAACGTCTGGGTGGGTGGCGGCGTCACCATCAACCAAGGCGTCACCATCGGCGACAACGCCGTCATCGGTTCCGGCAGCGTCGTGACGCGTGACGTTCCGCCGAACTCCCTCGCGCTCGGGGTACCTGCCAAGGTCATCCGCAAGATCACCGACGCCGACCGCTCCGGCTACCTAGATGCCTAA
- a CDS encoding DJ-1/PfpI family protein, translating into MASRSRRLFPAALSVGLSLTVMAAMAFAGVTVADAQSHVAPPQQGLQEFPVNRPFSSGAIVVAVVLGSSGTVGSDVLAPYEVFASSLEFSVYTIALQSAPAPIDGGPAIVATSTFEDVRSGRARQPDVVVVPAAGAPEGPEETAMRAWIVEQSGRGARILGVRNGSNVLAGTGILDGHKATGHWSRLGSLKKSHPQVQWAEGLRYVQDGMITTAAGLTSGVPGALKVMEDLTGADEAERVGHLMNYPGWSLTAPAAIPVQSFAASDIPVGLNALVPWLRPTIAVGLLNGVGEADVASAFEVYTMSFAARAVPVAATKTVTTKHGWFSSPFRKHRHLLLEQTPKSQRRGWQSTV; encoded by the coding sequence ATGGCTTCCCGCTCACGACGTCTTTTCCCCGCCGCTCTCTCGGTGGGCTTATCCCTGACCGTTATGGCTGCGATGGCCTTCGCCGGCGTAACGGTGGCTGATGCACAAAGCCACGTCGCGCCGCCACAGCAGGGCTTGCAGGAATTCCCGGTGAACCGGCCTTTCTCCTCCGGCGCGATTGTTGTCGCCGTTGTCCTGGGCTCGTCGGGCACCGTGGGGAGCGACGTTCTGGCTCCCTACGAGGTGTTTGCCAGCTCCCTCGAATTTTCCGTTTACACCATTGCATTGCAGTCAGCTCCTGCGCCAATTGACGGAGGCCCCGCGATAGTGGCCACGTCCACGTTCGAGGACGTTCGATCGGGCAGGGCCCGACAGCCGGACGTCGTCGTTGTCCCAGCCGCCGGTGCCCCGGAGGGGCCGGAGGAAACCGCGATGCGGGCGTGGATCGTGGAGCAATCAGGCCGCGGGGCCCGCATCCTGGGCGTCCGCAACGGATCGAACGTTCTGGCCGGGACCGGCATCCTCGACGGGCACAAGGCGACAGGCCACTGGTCACGTCTGGGTTCGCTGAAGAAGAGCCATCCCCAGGTCCAATGGGCGGAAGGCCTGCGATACGTTCAGGACGGCATGATCACCACCGCAGCCGGTCTCACGTCCGGCGTTCCGGGCGCGCTGAAAGTCATGGAGGACCTCACCGGCGCTGACGAAGCCGAACGGGTCGGCCACCTGATGAACTACCCGGGCTGGTCGCTCACGGCGCCGGCAGCAATACCCGTCCAGTCCTTCGCCGCCTCTGACATCCCCGTCGGACTCAACGCCCTCGTCCCGTGGCTCCGGCCGACGATCGCCGTCGGGCTCTTGAACGGTGTAGGAGAAGCAGACGTCGCCAGCGCGTTCGAGGTCTACACCATGTCTTTCGCAGCCCGCGCCGTGCCTGTCGCCGCCACGAAGACGGTCACCACGAAACACGGATGGTTCTCCTCACCGTTTCGGAAGCACAGGCACCTCTTGCTTGAGCAGACCCCCAAGAGTCAACGTCGAGGTTGGCAGTCGACGGTCTAG
- a CDS encoding TerC family protein, whose protein sequence is MNVSPLIWGITIVVILALLAFDYFFHIRKAHVPTLKEAAFWSGLYVGIAVIFGILVLIFGGPDMGSEYFAGYITEKALSVDNLFVFLIIIASFRVPREDQQKVLLFGIVFALIARTGFIFLGAALINSFAWVFYAFGLILLITAGNLLKPEPEGDDTADNFIIRLARRIFHTTDHYDGDKLFTMENGKKVLTPMLLVMVAIGGTDLLFALDSIPAIFGLTQNVYIVFTATAFSLMGLRQLYFLIDGLLDRLIYLAYGLAAILAFIGVKLILHALHENNLPFVNGGEPVPVVEISTGLSLSVIIGVLVFTVVASLVSKAGKAQTAINNARRHAVSYLDLEYTADPAERERIYTALLEEERQIEQMQPKYRNKAKDVDTIRAEVAEAHRQHELYLAR, encoded by the coding sequence TTGAACGTTTCTCCCCTGATCTGGGGCATCACCATTGTCGTCATTCTGGCCCTGCTGGCCTTTGACTACTTCTTCCACATCCGCAAGGCACACGTCCCCACACTGAAGGAAGCGGCCTTCTGGTCCGGCCTGTACGTGGGCATCGCCGTCATTTTCGGCATTCTCGTTCTGATCTTCGGCGGCCCGGATATGGGCTCGGAGTATTTCGCCGGGTACATCACCGAGAAGGCGCTCTCCGTTGACAACCTGTTTGTCTTCCTGATCATCATTGCCAGCTTCCGCGTTCCGCGCGAGGACCAGCAAAAGGTGCTGCTCTTCGGCATCGTGTTCGCGCTGATCGCCCGCACCGGGTTCATTTTCCTCGGCGCGGCACTGATCAATTCCTTCGCCTGGGTCTTTTACGCCTTTGGTTTGATCCTGCTGATCACGGCCGGCAACCTGCTCAAGCCCGAACCCGAGGGCGATGACACGGCCGACAACTTCATCATCCGCCTGGCCCGCAGGATCTTCCACACCACCGATCACTACGACGGCGACAAGCTGTTCACGATGGAGAACGGCAAAAAGGTTCTGACCCCGATGCTGCTGGTCATGGTGGCCATCGGCGGGACCGACCTCCTGTTTGCGCTGGACTCGATCCCGGCCATCTTCGGCCTGACCCAGAACGTCTACATTGTCTTCACCGCCACGGCCTTCTCGCTGATGGGCCTGCGCCAGCTGTACTTCCTCATCGACGGCCTGCTGGACCGCCTGATCTACCTCGCCTACGGCCTGGCCGCCATCTTGGCCTTCATCGGCGTCAAACTGATCCTTCATGCCCTGCATGAGAACAACCTGCCGTTCGTCAACGGCGGCGAGCCGGTCCCGGTCGTGGAGATCAGCACGGGCCTGTCCCTGAGTGTCATCATCGGCGTTCTGGTCTTCACGGTGGTGGCATCGCTGGTGAGCAAGGCCGGCAAGGCGCAGACTGCCATCAACAATGCCCGCCGGCACGCCGTCAGCTACCTGGACCTCGAATACACCGCGGACCCCGCCGAGCGCGAACGGATCTACACCGCCCTGCTGGAAGAAGAACGGCAGATCGAGCAGATGCAGCCGAAGTACCGCAACAAGGCCAAGGACGTGGACACGATCCGCGCCGAAGTGGCCGAAGCACACCGCCAGCACGAGCTGTACCTGGCCCGCTGA
- the fdxA gene encoding ferredoxin, with translation MTYVIAQPCVDVKDKACIDECPVDCIYEGGRTLYIHPSECVDCGACDPVCPVEAIYYSDDVPDEWADYVRANVEFFEALGSPQGAAALGTTGRDHPLIANLEDPCTELSGPSVESDPR, from the coding sequence ATGACGTACGTGATCGCCCAACCCTGCGTGGATGTGAAAGACAAGGCCTGCATCGACGAATGCCCGGTGGACTGCATCTACGAGGGCGGGCGGACGCTCTACATCCACCCGTCCGAGTGTGTGGATTGCGGCGCCTGCGACCCGGTCTGCCCGGTCGAGGCGATCTACTACTCGGACGACGTCCCGGATGAATGGGCCGATTATGTCCGGGCCAACGTCGAGTTCTTCGAGGCGTTGGGGTCGCCGCAGGGAGCAGCAGCGCTGGGCACCACAGGACGTGACCACCCGTTGATCGCGAACTTGGAGGACCCGTGCACGGAGCTATCGGGACCATCGGTTGAATCTGATCCGCGCTGA
- a CDS encoding aldehyde dehydrogenase family protein, with the protein MTSTATDHTTSTGRGLLTAPHLINGGWLGKADTERMNPARPGELAALSPSGTAADVDAAISAATAVQPAWAALPAPSRGAILMAAGNLLLDRQTAIAEDLVREEGKTLAEAKGEVKRASDVLRFFGSLGWAASGEVLPSGLPDTTITTRREALGVVGLITPWNFPIAIPAWKSAPALISGNTVVIKPAELTPLSATHLARALQDAGLPAGVFNVVHGKGRVVGDALARDPRIAGLSFTGSTAVGLSLQEILNARRARVQLEMGGKNGVLVLDDADPRKAAKVVAAGAFGLTGQACTATSRVYVTPGIRAEFLAALTEEAAAYTPGDGMDAAMGAVVSRQQFEQNQAAVRSAVERGATLLAGAYDGDPAGPLVFPAAVLTELPSDDAAVTEEIFGPVVAVLEVADYEAGLAAINDSRYGLTAGICTDSLARATDFAARAQAGVVKVNRPTAGLDLNVPFGGVKDSSTNTFREQGKSALDFFTWGKTVYTGV; encoded by the coding sequence ATGACTTCCACGGCAACAGACCACACCACCTCCACCGGCCGCGGGCTCCTCACGGCCCCACACCTCATTAACGGCGGGTGGCTCGGCAAGGCGGACACCGAGCGGATGAACCCGGCCCGCCCCGGCGAGCTCGCCGCCCTCTCCCCCAGCGGCACCGCGGCTGACGTCGACGCCGCGATCAGCGCCGCCACGGCCGTGCAGCCGGCTTGGGCCGCCCTGCCCGCCCCGTCGCGCGGCGCCATCCTGATGGCCGCGGGCAACCTGCTCCTTGACCGCCAGACCGCCATCGCCGAGGACCTGGTCCGTGAGGAAGGCAAGACCCTCGCCGAAGCCAAGGGCGAGGTCAAGCGCGCCTCGGATGTGCTGCGCTTCTTCGGTTCCCTCGGTTGGGCGGCCAGCGGCGAAGTCCTGCCCAGCGGCCTTCCGGACACCACCATCACCACCCGCCGTGAAGCGCTCGGCGTCGTCGGGCTCATCACCCCCTGGAACTTTCCCATCGCCATCCCGGCGTGGAAGTCCGCCCCCGCACTGATTAGCGGCAACACTGTGGTGATCAAACCGGCTGAGCTCACCCCCCTCTCCGCCACCCACCTCGCCCGCGCCCTGCAGGACGCCGGACTGCCCGCCGGGGTGTTCAACGTGGTGCACGGCAAGGGCCGCGTGGTGGGTGACGCACTGGCCCGCGACCCGCGCATTGCCGGGCTGTCCTTCACCGGTTCGACGGCGGTGGGCCTGAGCCTGCAGGAAATCCTGAACGCACGCCGCGCCCGGGTGCAGCTGGAAATGGGCGGCAAGAACGGCGTGCTGGTCCTCGACGACGCCGATCCCCGCAAGGCCGCCAAGGTGGTCGCCGCCGGCGCGTTCGGGCTCACCGGCCAGGCCTGCACCGCGACCTCCCGCGTCTACGTCACCCCCGGCATCCGCGCGGAGTTCCTGGCCGCGCTGACCGAGGAGGCCGCCGCCTACACCCCGGGCGACGGCATGGACGCCGCCATGGGGGCCGTGGTGAGCCGACAGCAGTTCGAGCAGAACCAGGCCGCGGTGCGCTCCGCCGTCGAACGCGGCGCCACGCTGCTGGCCGGCGCCTACGACGGCGACCCCGCCGGGCCGCTGGTCTTTCCGGCCGCCGTCCTCACCGAACTGCCGTCCGACGACGCCGCCGTGACCGAGGAGATCTTCGGGCCGGTGGTGGCCGTGCTGGAAGTCGCCGACTACGAGGCAGGACTCGCCGCGATCAACGATTCCCGCTACGGCCTCACTGCCGGCATCTGCACCGATTCCCTGGCCCGCGCCACGGACTTCGCCGCGCGCGCCCAGGCCGGCGTCGTCAAGGTCAACCGGCCGACGGCCGGCCTTGACCTCAACGTCCCGTTCGGCGGCGTGAAGGACTCCTCCACCAACACCTTCCGCGAACAGGGGAAGTCCGCGCTGGACTTCTTTACCTGGGGCAAGACCGTCTACACGGGTGTGTAG
- a CDS encoding SDR family oxidoreductase, which translates to MDLGISGKTALVAASTGGLGLAIARALAAEGVRVAITGRRQVRAKEIVAELTDAYGPGAVAIEADLRTPDGVAAAVEQTVAELGPIDILVLNGPGPKPGAAATLGAADIAAAFDLLVKPHHALVAQVLPGMRERHWGRILAVGSSGVVTPLPNLAVSNTGRAALAGYLKTLAAEVALDAVTVNMLLPGRIGTDRVAELDQAAAKRRGTTVEEIRFESRKSIPARRYGEPEEFGAAAAFLCSAPASYITGVALRCDGGLIRSL; encoded by the coding sequence ATGGATCTTGGAATCAGCGGAAAAACCGCCCTCGTGGCCGCCTCCACCGGCGGCCTGGGTCTCGCCATCGCGCGCGCCCTCGCCGCGGAGGGTGTGCGTGTGGCCATCACCGGCCGGCGCCAGGTCCGGGCCAAGGAGATTGTTGCCGAACTGACAGACGCATACGGGCCGGGCGCCGTCGCCATCGAGGCGGACCTCAGGACCCCGGACGGCGTGGCAGCCGCCGTCGAACAGACCGTGGCCGAACTCGGCCCCATCGACATCCTGGTGCTCAACGGCCCCGGCCCCAAACCCGGAGCCGCGGCCACCCTCGGCGCCGCCGACATCGCCGCCGCCTTCGATCTGCTGGTCAAGCCGCACCACGCGCTCGTCGCGCAGGTGCTGCCCGGCATGCGCGAACGGCACTGGGGACGGATCCTCGCCGTCGGCTCCAGCGGCGTCGTTACGCCACTGCCGAACCTGGCCGTGTCCAACACCGGACGCGCGGCCCTCGCCGGCTACCTCAAAACCCTCGCCGCCGAGGTCGCTCTGGACGCCGTCACGGTGAACATGCTCCTTCCCGGCCGGATCGGCACCGACCGCGTGGCCGAACTCGACCAGGCCGCTGCCAAACGGCGCGGCACCACAGTCGAGGAAATCCGGTTTGAGTCCCGCAAGTCCATCCCCGCCCGCCGCTACGGTGAACCCGAGGAGTTCGGCGCCGCCGCAGCTTTCCTGTGCAGCGCCCCGGCGTCGTACATCACCGGCGTCGCGCTGCGGTGCGACGGCGGCCTGATCCGCAGCCTCTAA
- a CDS encoding dihydrodipicolinate synthase family protein: MRESLAPGVWGVVATPFQGSTLDVDTDSLAGLVEHYESIGATGLTVLGVFGEAAALTAAERSLVLEVTVEETSLPLVVGVTSLYTGTAVEEVRAAQAAAGGRLAAVMVQANCANPAVVAAHLNALHQATGAKVVLQDYPLASGISISTESLISVVQACRFVIAVKAEAPPTSVGIARLTGALDVSVFGGLGGQGLLDELQSGAAGAMTGFSYPEALIACVRAWQSDGYGAAREALLPYLPLVNFEQQARIALPVRKECLRQRGLIADAGVRAPGAPFPEVLRLSMLNHLAGAATALEARPPAPATLTVAGPATSTPAGPATSTPAALTTAGAF; the protein is encoded by the coding sequence ATGCGGGAATCACTCGCACCCGGCGTCTGGGGCGTCGTCGCCACCCCGTTCCAGGGCAGCACCCTTGACGTCGACACCGACAGCCTCGCCGGGCTCGTGGAGCACTACGAATCCATCGGCGCCACCGGCCTCACGGTTCTGGGTGTGTTCGGCGAGGCCGCGGCGCTGACCGCTGCAGAACGCAGTCTCGTGCTGGAGGTCACCGTCGAGGAGACCAGCCTTCCGCTCGTGGTCGGCGTGACCTCGCTGTACACCGGCACCGCCGTCGAGGAAGTCCGCGCCGCGCAGGCCGCCGCCGGCGGGCGCCTGGCCGCCGTGATGGTGCAGGCCAATTGCGCGAACCCCGCCGTGGTGGCCGCACACCTGAACGCCCTCCACCAGGCCACCGGCGCCAAGGTGGTGCTGCAGGACTATCCCCTGGCCAGCGGTATCAGCATCAGCACCGAGTCTCTGATCAGCGTGGTGCAGGCCTGCCGCTTCGTCATCGCGGTCAAGGCGGAGGCACCGCCCACGTCCGTGGGCATCGCGCGGCTCACCGGGGCGCTTGATGTGTCTGTGTTCGGCGGCCTCGGTGGCCAGGGGCTGCTGGACGAGCTCCAGTCCGGGGCGGCCGGAGCCATGACCGGTTTCTCCTACCCGGAAGCGCTCATCGCCTGTGTCCGGGCCTGGCAGTCGGACGGGTATGGCGCCGCCCGGGAGGCGTTGCTGCCCTACCTGCCGCTGGTCAACTTCGAGCAGCAGGCCCGGATCGCGCTGCCGGTCCGGAAGGAATGCCTGCGCCAGCGCGGGCTCATCGCGGACGCCGGCGTCCGCGCCCCCGGCGCACCGTTCCCCGAGGTCCTCCGGCTGAGCATGCTCAATCATCTGGCGGGGGCGGCCACGGCCCTGGAAGCACGCCCGCCTGCACCGGCAACGTTGACGGTGGCCGGGCCGGCAACGTCGACGCCGGCCGGGCCGGCAACGTCGACGCCGGCGGCCCTCACTACTGCGGGGGCGTTCTGA
- a CDS encoding enoyl-CoA hydratase-related protein has protein sequence MTATAESRAPRALVDQVTLSIENHVATVVIDRQHVLNAIDGRAQARLNQIWDQLEADPAVRAVVITGAGTRAFCVGADMSTSGVDKTGLEYWAGLDPNGFGGLSLRTSLDIPVIARVNGYALGGGMEIVLGADIVIAAGTARFGLTEPRVGRLALDGGIHQLVRRIPYTQAMGMLLTGRKVEAAEMQAMGLANEVVPAEELDAAVQRWVDQILACAPTSVRAVKQMVTQTGHLTASEARGLRLPALMAALDSEDSAEGVRAFQEKRPPVWPGC, from the coding sequence ATGACCGCCACGGCAGAATCCCGCGCCCCCCGGGCTCTCGTGGACCAGGTCACCCTCAGCATCGAGAACCACGTCGCCACGGTGGTCATCGACCGCCAGCACGTGCTCAACGCCATCGACGGCCGCGCCCAGGCCCGGCTCAACCAGATCTGGGACCAGCTGGAAGCTGACCCCGCCGTCCGTGCCGTCGTTATCACCGGCGCCGGCACCCGGGCGTTCTGCGTCGGGGCGGACATGTCCACCTCCGGGGTGGACAAGACCGGGCTCGAGTACTGGGCCGGTCTGGATCCGAACGGCTTCGGCGGCCTGAGCCTGCGCACCAGCCTGGACATCCCGGTCATCGCCCGGGTCAACGGCTACGCCCTCGGCGGCGGCATGGAGATTGTGCTCGGCGCCGACATTGTGATCGCCGCGGGGACGGCCCGTTTCGGGCTGACGGAACCGCGCGTCGGGCGGTTGGCGCTCGACGGCGGCATCCACCAGCTGGTGCGCCGCATCCCCTACACCCAGGCGATGGGCATGCTCCTCACCGGGCGGAAGGTCGAGGCCGCGGAGATGCAAGCGATGGGTCTGGCCAACGAGGTGGTCCCCGCAGAGGAGCTCGACGCCGCGGTGCAGCGCTGGGTTGACCAGATCCTCGCCTGCGCCCCCACCTCCGTCCGGGCCGTGAAGCAGATGGTGACGCAGACCGGGCATCTGACCGCCAGCGAGGCGCGAGGGCTCCGGCTGCCGGCGCTCATGGCGGCACTGGACAGCGAGGACTCGGCCGAGGGCGTCCGCGCCTTCCAGGAAAAGCGCCCGCCCGTTTGGCCGGGATGCTGA
- a CDS encoding CoA transferase, giving the protein MSAVIEDLLAGAPADGTAAAPAASGQRTGTLLPLDGIKIVDFTQVFMGPSCTQLLGDYGADIIKVERPGAGDISRNSFPDKDGQDNPIFLSINRNKRSISVDTRTSEGKDVLRRLLADADVVVSNFRSGVMERMGFGYEDLKAENPGIIWASGTGFGPEGPYSHKGGQDAIAQAYSGVMWRRESEDMKPSIYPTTLCDYITGMHLMQGILLALRTRETAGVGQRVEVTMYDSMLHLQMQEACMQLNRGYEVNWGAMPLSGVFETTDGAVCMVGGFTPDPLARISEALGLDEDLTLRPEFATLAEQFKHKPALQAIFRERISTNTTEYWTTRLEGKGLLNAPVHTLEQALADAQTAANGMIVEAEHPGVGTVRMLNAPIRLSATPPTVRRIAPRLGEHNVEVLLENGFDTETIERLQQLGVLR; this is encoded by the coding sequence ATGAGCGCCGTGATCGAAGACCTGCTGGCAGGCGCACCAGCGGACGGCACGGCGGCGGCACCGGCGGCCTCCGGTCAGCGCACCGGCACTCTGCTCCCCCTCGACGGGATCAAGATCGTGGACTTCACCCAAGTGTTCATGGGCCCGTCCTGCACCCAGCTCCTGGGCGACTATGGCGCGGACATCATCAAGGTGGAACGCCCCGGCGCCGGGGACATCTCCCGGAACTCGTTCCCGGACAAGGACGGTCAGGACAACCCGATCTTCCTGTCCATCAACCGGAACAAGCGCAGCATCTCCGTGGACACGCGCACCAGTGAGGGCAAGGACGTCCTCCGCCGCCTGCTGGCCGACGCCGACGTCGTGGTCAGCAACTTCCGCTCCGGCGTGATGGAACGGATGGGCTTCGGCTATGAGGACCTCAAGGCGGAGAACCCGGGCATCATCTGGGCATCCGGCACGGGCTTCGGCCCGGAGGGCCCCTACTCGCACAAGGGCGGCCAGGACGCCATCGCGCAGGCCTATTCGGGTGTGATGTGGCGGCGCGAATCGGAGGACATGAAGCCGTCCATCTACCCCACCACGCTGTGCGACTACATCACCGGCATGCACCTGATGCAGGGCATCCTGCTGGCGCTGCGCACCCGGGAAACCGCCGGCGTGGGCCAGAGGGTGGAGGTCACCATGTATGACTCCATGTTGCATCTGCAGATGCAGGAGGCCTGCATGCAGCTCAACCGCGGCTACGAGGTCAACTGGGGTGCGATGCCGCTCAGCGGTGTCTTCGAAACCACCGACGGCGCCGTCTGCATGGTGGGCGGCTTCACTCCGGACCCGCTGGCCCGCATTTCCGAGGCGCTGGGCCTGGACGAGGACCTGACGCTCCGCCCCGAGTTCGCCACCCTGGCCGAGCAGTTCAAACACAAGCCGGCGCTGCAGGCGATCTTCCGCGAGCGCATCTCGACCAACACCACCGAGTACTGGACCACCCGACTGGAGGGCAAGGGTCTATTGAACGCGCCCGTGCACACGCTGGAACAGGCCCTCGCCGACGCGCAGACAGCGGCCAACGGCATGATCGTAGAGGCCGAGCACCCGGGTGTGGGAACGGTGCGCATGCTCAACGCGCCGATCCGGCTCTCTGCCACCCCGCCGACCGTCCGCCGCATCGCGCCGCGGCTCGGCGAGCACAACGTTGAGGTCCTGCTGGAGAACGGCTTCGACACCGAAACCATCGAACGCCTGCAGCAGTTGGGGGTGCTCCGATGA
- a CDS encoding FAD-dependent oxidoreductase → MNSLELSTTTSDLTAPVISRSDVLVVGGGPAGVAAAVTAARSGASVTLLERYSSLGGLASGGMVLVLDDMINGQEITVTGIVSEYVERLQKLGLAIVPPVDDRKTSEELWNKWGRYGTFDFHSHTSPKPVCYAAAFDPDGWKRVSNDLVREAGVNLRLHSWFSRPIVDKGVMKGVICETKSGPQAFMADIVIDTTGDIDVASRAGASYVKDSYLTTLVFRLGNVDTNAAEAFEQANPKEARAINRKIKRLLGGAWELWWLKTPIGGVVWCNAPHMTGFDGVDPADMTAAEFAARDKISEAVDYVRANLPGFENCYMLDVASQMGVRQTRLLEGEYVMTKDDVTSRRHFGDTVARGRDYYYPFRSLLPKEVDQLLVAGRHYSATPEAQKMSREIPPCMAMGQAVGVAAAIAVEQGITVREVSPLEIQQGMRRHGADPGDVPSSNATLDLDAVVGV, encoded by the coding sequence ATGAACTCACTTGAACTCAGCACCACGACGTCGGACCTCACCGCCCCCGTCATCTCCCGCTCCGACGTCCTGGTAGTGGGCGGCGGCCCCGCAGGGGTGGCCGCCGCCGTCACGGCCGCCCGCTCCGGCGCCTCTGTCACGCTGCTGGAACGCTACTCCTCGCTCGGCGGTCTCGCCTCCGGCGGCATGGTCCTGGTCCTCGATGACATGATCAACGGCCAGGAAATCACCGTGACGGGCATCGTCTCCGAGTATGTCGAACGGCTGCAAAAGCTTGGCCTCGCCATTGTGCCGCCGGTTGATGACCGCAAGACCTCCGAGGAACTGTGGAACAAGTGGGGCCGCTACGGCACCTTCGACTTCCACTCCCACACCAGCCCGAAGCCGGTTTGCTACGCCGCGGCGTTCGACCCGGACGGCTGGAAACGCGTCTCCAACGACCTCGTCCGCGAAGCCGGCGTGAACCTGCGCCTGCACTCCTGGTTCTCCCGCCCCATCGTGGACAAGGGCGTGATGAAGGGCGTCATCTGCGAGACCAAGTCCGGCCCGCAGGCGTTCATGGCGGACATCGTCATCGACACCACCGGCGACATCGACGTCGCCTCCCGGGCCGGCGCGAGCTACGTCAAGGACAGCTACCTCACCACACTCGTCTTCCGCCTCGGCAACGTCGACACCAACGCCGCCGAAGCATTCGAGCAGGCCAACCCGAAGGAAGCCCGCGCCATCAACCGCAAGATCAAGCGCCTCCTTGGCGGCGCCTGGGAACTTTGGTGGCTCAAGACTCCCATCGGCGGCGTCGTCTGGTGCAACGCCCCGCACATGACCGGGTTCGACGGCGTCGACCCCGCGGACATGACCGCCGCCGAGTTCGCCGCCCGGGACAAGATTTCCGAGGCCGTGGACTACGTCCGCGCCAACCTGCCCGGTTTCGAGAACTGCTACATGCTCGACGTCGCGTCCCAGATGGGCGTCCGGCAGACCCGCCTGCTCGAAGGCGAGTACGTCATGACCAAGGACGATGTCACCTCCCGCCGGCACTTTGGGGACACCGTCGCCCGCGGCCGCGACTACTATTACCCGTTCCGCTCGCTGCTGCCAAAGGAAGTGGACCAGCTGCTCGTCGCGGGCCGGCACTACTCGGCCACCCCGGAAGCGCAGAAGATGTCCCGCGAGATCCCGCCCTGCATGGCTATGGGCCAGGCGGTCGGCGTCGCCGCGGCCATCGCGGTCGAGCAGGGCATCACGGTTCGCGAGGTCTCCCCGCTGGAAATCCAGCAGGGCATGCGCCGGCACGGCGCGGACCCCGGCGACGTCCCGTCGTCGAACGCCACCCTGGATCTGGATGCGGTGGTGGGGGTATGA